CCTCGTCGTGCCCAAGGACCGCATCCACTCGACCACCGGACTGATCCTGCGCACCGAGAAGTCCGTGCTGTTCGTCATCCCCTGGGGACGCCACTGGATCGTCGGCACCACCGACACCGACTGGGACCTCGACAAGGCGCACCCCGCCGCCTCCAGCGCCGACATCGACTACCTCCTGGAGCATGTGAACACCGTCCTCGCCACCCCGCTCACCCGGGACGACGTCGAGGGCGTCTACGCGGGCCTGCGGCCGCTCCTCGCCGGCGAGTCGGACGCCACCAGCAAGCTCTCCCGCGAGCACACCGTCGCCCACCCGGTCCCCGGCCTCGTGGTCGTGGCCGGCGGCAAGTACACGACGTACCGCGTGATGGCGAAGGACGCCGTCGACGAGGCGGTGCACGGACTCGACCAGCGCGTCGCCCCCTGCGTCACCGAGGACACCCCGCTCCTCGGCGCCGAGGGCTACCGCGCCCTGTGGAACGCCCGGGCCAAGACCGCCGCGAGGACCGGGCTGCACGTCGTCAGGGTCGAGCATCTCCTCAACCGCTACGGCTCCCTGACGGAGGAGATCCTCGACCTGATCGCGGCCGACCCCGGCCTCGGCGAACCGCTCGCCGCGGCCGAGGACTACCTGCGCGCCGAGATCGTCTACGCCGCCTCGCACGAGGGGGCGCGCCACCTCGACGACGTCCTCACCCGGCGGACCAGGATCTCCATCGAGACGTTCGACCGCGGCACGCTCAGCGCCCGCGAATGCGCGGAACTCATGGCACCGGTCCTCGGCTGGGACGACGGCCAGATCGAGAAGGAGGTCGAGCACTACGAGAAGCGGGTCGAGGCCGAGCGCGAGTCGCAGCGCCAGCCCGACGACCTGACGGCGGACGCCGCGCGGCTCGGGGCGCCGGACATCGTGCCGATCTGACGGGACGTCCGGGGGAGTCCGGGAGGTGAGGGGGGAGGCCCGGCGGCGTGTCCGGGGGATCCCCGTCCCGCGGGAACCTCGGGGGCGTACGGAGGCGTCGTATCCCGGAGTGCGGACCCGGGGGCGCCACCCGCCCCGAGGTGAGGGACAATGGCCTCTCTTCCAGGGCGGGTTACCGCATCGCGCGGGAAGCGGCAGACGCGGCGAAGATCAGGGATCGCAGAGGGGACGCATGTCGGAGGCGGAGCAGTCGCGGGACAAGGCGAGGGACCCCAGGCGGGACGCCGCCGCGGGGGCCGCGACCGACGGCGACCGAGGAGCGGTTCCGGCCGCGCGTGAGCCGGAGCGGGACACGGAGGACGCGCAGGTCAGCCGGGGTGCACAGGCCCCGGAGGAGGTGCGCGAACCGGAGCGGGGCGTCGAGGACGCGAAGCCCGCGGGGACCGCTGGTGACGTGAAGGGCGCTCAGGTGAAGGACCCTCAGGACGCACCCTCCGACGGGGCGACGGCTCCGGGCGCGACCGGCGTGGAGGCCGGGACCGAGGCTGGTGCTGGTGCTGGTGCTGGTGCTGGTGCCGCGGCCGGGGGTGGGACCGCGAGCGGGGCCGGGGCCGCCGGTGACGACGCCGTCGCGAACGGGCGGCTGCGCGGCACCGAGCCGTCGACCGGACGGGCCGGTTTCGGCGCCGGGGACGGCGACGGCGAGAGCGACCGCCGGCCTGCCGCCGTCGGCACGCGAGGCGCCGACAAGTTCCGCAAGGAACCGGCCGGCGAAGGACGACTGCTCGCGGGCCGCTACCGGCTCGGCGCGGTCCTCGGCCGCGGCGGCATGGGCACCGTGTGGCGCGCCGTCGACGAGACCCTCGGCCGAACCGTCGCCGTGAAGGAGCTCCGCTTCCCCACCAGCATCGACGAGGAAGAGAAGCGGCGCCTCATCACCCGGACCCTGCGCGAGGCGAAGGCCATCGCCCGGATCCGCAACAACGGCGCCGTCACCGTCTACGACGTCGTCGACGAGGACGACCGCCCGTGGATCGTCATGGAGCTCATCGAGGGCAAGTCCCTCGCGGACGCCGTCCGTGAGGACGGCACCCTCACGCCCCGGCGCGCCGCCGAGGTCGGCCTCGCCATCCTCGACGTCCTGCGCTCGGCGCACCGCGAGGGCATCCTGCACCGCGACGTGAAGCCGTCCAACGTGCTCATCGCCGAGGACGGCCGGGTCGTCCTCACCGACTTCGGCATCGCCCAGGTGGAGGGCGACCCCTCGATCACCTCCACCGGCATGCTGGTCGGCGCCCCCTCGTACATCTCCCCGGAGCGCGCCCGCGGCCACAAGCCCGGTCCCGCCGCCGACATGTGGTCGCTCGGCGGCCTCATCTACGCCGCGGTCGAAGGCAGCCCGCCGTACGACAAGGGCTCCGCCATCGCCACCCTCACGGCCGTGATGACCGAGCCGGTCGACCCGCCGAAGAACGCCGGGCCCGAGCTGGAGAAGGTCATCTACGGCCTCCTCGCCAAGGACCCGGCGCAGCGGCTCGACGACGCCGGCGCCCGGGTCCTCCTGCGGGCCGTGCTCGACGCGCCCGAGGCGCCGCCCGTGGCCTCGCCCGAGGTCACCACCGTCGTACCGCTGCCGCCGCACCCCGACCAGGCCCCGGTGGTCCCGGCGGCCGACCGGGGTCCCGACGTGGCCGCCGAGCGGATGCGGGGCGCGCTGAAGTCCGTACGGAACGCGGCCGCCTCCGTGAAGGCCGAGCCGAAGCCCGCGCCGCGACCGGCGACCGAGCCGCTGCGGGGCGGCGGCAAGCCCGCCCCCGCCCGCGCGCCGCTGACCGACGTCGTACCGCGCCGCACCCTGGTGATCATCGCCGCGGTCGCCGTCCTCGCCGTGCTCGGGACGATCCTCGCGGTCTCCCTCGGCGGCGGAGGCGACGAGGGCAACCAGGGCAAGGGCGACGGGGGCACCACCGCCTCGGCCGGCGCCTCGACCGGTGGAGCCGACGGTTCCGGCGGCTCCGGCGGTGCCCAGGGCCAGTCCTCGGGCGGCCCCGGGCAGCAGGGCGGCACCCAGCCCGGCGACAACGGCGCCACGGGATCGACCGGCAGCACCGACGGCACCACGGCGTCCACGGACGGGCAGAACGGCACCACGCCCTCCGGGAAGCCCGGCGGCGGCGCGGGCGCACAGCTGCCCGCCGGCTACACCCTCGTCAGCAACGACAAGCTCCACTTCTCGATGGCGATGCCGGCGTCCTTCAAGCTCCGCTCGATCCCGGGCTACGACCTCGGGGCGATATTCAACGAGAGCGGCGGCTTCCCGCGCGTCCAGGTCGACTACAACGGCAGCCCGAAGGACAACGCGGCGAACGCCTGGGAGCTGGCCAGGTACGGCGTGGCCGCCTCCAGCCAGGACTACAAGCACCTCGGCATAAGGCCGGTCTCGTACAAGGGCTACCCGACCGTCGCCGACTGGGAGTTCGAGCGCACGCAGAAGGGCATCCGTGTCCACGTGCTCAACCGCGGCTTCAAGGTGGACGCCAAGCACGGCTACTCCATCATGGTCAGCTGCGCGGCGGACGAGTGGAACGGCGCGGAGTGCAAGACGCTGCGGGACACCGCGTTCGCCACGTTCAGCCCCAAGGACTGACCGGTGGCACGTATCGTGAGGTTCATGGACCGAACGCAGCCGAACAGAGCCGTCAACTGCGCGGTGCCGGACCGGAACTGACGAGACCCGCGTGATCCCGCCCGATCCCGAGGGATCCGCGGGACCACGGGGGACAGCGTGCGCGCGGGGGAGGCGTCGTGGACGACTACGCGGGAAGGGTGCTCGCCGACCGCTACCGCCTGCCGCTGCCACCGGCGGACGCCGACGCGTACGAACCGGTGGAGACGCGCGCGTTCGACACCTACAGCGGGCAGGAGGTCCTGGTCCGCCAGGTGCCGCTGCCGGAGTTCGTCGACGCCGAGGTCCTCGACGGCCAGGGCGGCCCCGCCGGGCCCTACGGCGGCGCGGGCCCGGCCACCCGCAGGCCGGCCGAGCCCGTCGTGCGCCGCGCGATCGAGGCGGCCCAGGCCGCCGCGCAGATCCCCGACCATCCCCTGCTCGACCAGGTCTTCGACGTCTTCGCCGAGGCCGGCTCGCTGTGGATAGTGAGCGAGCGCGTGGCGGCCAGACCGCTGGCCGCGCTCCTCGCCGAGCGGCCCCTCAACCCGTACCGCGCGGCCGAGATAGGCGCCGACGTCCTCACCGCCCTGCGCGCGCTCCACGCCCACGGCTGGGTGCACCGGAACATCACCGCCCGGACCGTGCTCGTCTGCGACGACGGCCGTGTGGTCCTCAGCGGCCTCGCGGTGGGCGCCGCCGAGGAGGCCCTCTGCGGCTACGCCCCGGTCCCGGAACAGTCCGACGAGTTCGCGTCGCCCCCGGCCGCCGAGCCCGAGATCCACGAGCCCGAGATCCACGAGCCGGAGGAGCCCGGGTCGGTCGAGCTCGTGACCGATCCGGATGCGCCTGAGGAGTACGAGGCGGGGGAGTACGAGGCCGGTGGGTACGGCTCCGAGGGGTACGGCTCCGAGGGGTACGCGCGGGAGCCGTACGAACTGGAGCCGTACCGGCGGGAGCCGTACGCGCCCGAGCCGTACGCGTTCGAGGCTGTCGACGCGTACGAGTCCGAGGCGTACGACCCCGAGGCGTACGACGTCGAGGTGTACGAGGAGCCGGACGCCGCGGCATCCGACCCCTACGGGGCCCCGGACCCGGGCGACACCGACGACGACACCGGTACAGGCGCCGGTCCCGATCCCGGTCCCGGTCCCGGTCCTTACGGGGGGTACGGGTCCGACCCCTACGGGCGGGCCACGCCGACCGCCGCCACCGAGACGCAGCCCGTCGCCACGCCGCCCACCGCCGACGTGCGGGCCGCGCGGGCCGGGGCCATCGCCGCGTACCGGGCAGGTGCGCGAGCCGCCGCCGCGCTCGGCGAGACCGGGGCCCTCCCCGTCCAGCGCCCCGCGCCGCCGGAGGGGCCCGAGCCGCCCCCGCCGCCCACGGCACAGGCGTCCGGCGCGCCCGAGCCGCAGTGGTGGGCCCGGGTGGCGGACGACGAGGACGACGACGAGGACGGCGACGAGCCGTACGGCGGTGGCCCGCAGGCAGGCCCGCCGCCGCGCGTGATGCTGGCCGGCAGCTGGAGCGACGGCCCGCACGCCGCACGGGACGGCTCGGGGCCGATCCCGGCCGGCGGGGGTTCCGTACTGCCCGGTTCGGGCCGTCCGGCGCTGCCCGCCGGGTACACGGCGGCGACCCCGGATCCCGCGCGGCTTCCGGCACCCGCCGGCCCCCGTGAGGAAGCGCCGCTCGCGATCCCGGCCCAGGCGCACCGCGGCCCGACCACGCGGCTCGCCGCCGAGCGGGCGCGCCAGACCCGGATCGCGGTCGTCGGCGCCGTGACCGAGCGCTGGGCGCCCGAGCAGGCCGGCCCCGTGCACGAGAACTGGCGCCTCGCCCCGCCCATCACCCCCGCGACCGACCTGTGGGCGCTCGGCGCGCTCCTCTACCGGGCGGTCCAGGGCCATGCCCCGTACCCCGAGGACAGCGCGGCCGAGCTCGTCCAGCTGGTCTGCGCCGAGCCGCCGGCCTTCGCCGAGGAGTGCGGGCCGCTGCGCCCGGTCGTGGAGTCCCTGCTGCGTCAGGACCCGACCGAGCGGCCCGACTTCGAGGAGCTGCGCGGCTGGCTGCGCTCCCTGGTCCGCTCGGCGCCGGAGCCGGAGGCCGGGCTCGGAGTCGTACCGCTGCCGTCCTTCGACGAGGCGCGGCTGCCGATCGTGCGCCGGCGCGGGGAGCTGGTGCGCCGGTGGCGCGGGGGAGCGGGCGCGGGCCGGCACCGTCACAAGCGCGGCAAGGACCCGCGCCCGGCGGCCCGGCGCGAGCCTTCGCGGGGCCCCGAACTCGATCAGGAGCACGACCACGAGTACGGCCACGCGCGCGACCACGAGCGCGACCACGAGTACGGCCACGCGCGCGTACAGCCGGATTACCGCGAGGAGTTCACGCACGGTTTCCGCGAGGACTTCGACGAGGAGATCCCGCAGCGCGCCCCGCGCGCCCCCCGGTCCTCCGCGCGCCCGTCGTCCTCCCGTACGCCGGGTTCCCCGCGCTCCCTGGGCCGTACGCTCCTGATCCTTGTCCTCCTGCTGCTCGCGGGGGCCGTCGCGTACGCCGTCCTGTTCATGCCCCGAGAGGGCGAGCAGCCGCGTGGTGCGCCGACCACCCCGCCCACCACGACCACGAAACCCTCCGCGCAGCCGTCGGCCGAACCCTCGGCCGAACCCTCGGCCGAGCCGTCGACGAGACCGGCCACCACCCCGCCCCCCGCGGACACTTCGTCCCCCGCGCTCGCCGCCGGGTACGACCTGCGCCAGGACCCGGAGGGCTTCCGGGTCGGGGTTCCGAAGGGGTGGCGGCGCAGCCCGATCAACGACGCCGGGCAAGTGCGCTACGCCGGCGGAGACTTCACGCTGATCGTCGTCCCCGGCCGGGACGGCGTCCAGGGCAACGGCTCGGACCCGCTGGAGTACCAGAACGCCAAGGAGCGCGAGCTGGAGCCGTACCGCTCGTCCAGCTGGTCGCGGGTGGAGCGGGCGCGCCGGGTGGACATCGGCCGGACGCCGACGGCCGAGGGGTCCTACACCTGGCTGGACAGCACGGGCCGCGAGGTGTTCGTGCGCAATCTCGCCCTGATCGACGGCGGTCGGTACCACGTCGTCCAGGTGATCGGGCCGGAGAGCGAGCGTGACAAGGTGTCGGAGATCTACGAGCAGGCCACGAGGGGTTTCCGGCCGGGACGCTGATACGAATGTCTCACTGGCCCCTGGTCACAGTGCTGTTCCTATGACGGCCCCGAGGTTCCGCCGCCCGTACCCCCCTCCGTAACCTGGCATCAGAAGGAACGGGCGGGGGCAAGTGGAACATTCTCAGAGCGCTTCTCAGAGCACAGGGTCGGGGCTTCTGCTCGCCGGTCGCTACCGGTTGGGCGAGTCCATCGGCCGCGGCGGCATGGGCAAGGTCTGGCGCGCGCACGACGAGGTGCTTCACCGTGTGGTGGCGGTGAAGGAGCTGACGGCGGGCCGGTTCGTGGCCGAGGCCGACCGGCTCGTGCTGCACGCCCGTACGCAGAAGGAGGCGCGGGCCGCCGCGCGGATCACGCACCCGGGTGTGGTGACCGTCCACGACGTCCTGGAGCACGACAACCGGCCCTGGATCGTCATGCAGTACGTCGACGGGCCCTCGCTCGCCGACGCCGCCAAGGAGGCCGGCACGATCGAGCCCCGCGAGGCGGCCAGGATCGGGCTGCACGTCGTCGGCGCGCTGCGTGCCGCGCACGCGGCCGGGGTGCTGCACCGGGACGTCAAGCCGGGCAACGTGCTGCTCGCGCGCGACGGGCGCGTCCTCATCACGGACTTCGGGATCGCGGCGATCGAGGGGGACTCGACGATCACCCGTACGGGCGAGATCGTCGGCTCCATCGACTATCTGGCGCCCGAGCGGGTACAGGGCGGCGATCCGGGCCCCGCCTCCGACCTCTGGTCCCTCGGTGCCACGCTCTACACGGCGGTGGAGGGCACCTCGCCGTTCCGCCGCACCTCCCCGATCAGCACCATGCAGGCCGTGGTGACCGAGGAGCCGCCGCACCCGGCGAAGGCGGGGCCGCTGGCCTCCGTCATCGTGGCCCTGCTGCGCAAGGACCCGGCGCAGCGGCCGCGCGCGGACGAGGCCGAGCGGATGCTCCTCGACGCGATGGAGGGGCGTGCGCCGGCGGCGGCCCAGGCGTACGTGCCGACCCAGCGCGTGGCCAGGGAGGAGCTGGACTCGGCGGCGCGCGAGGCCCGGCAGGCGGACGGCACGGGTACGGAGATCCTGGCGGGCGGGACGGCGAAGGCCACCGCGCAGTGGCCCCAGTCCCCCCAGGAGCCGCAGCCGTCCTCCGTACCGCACCAGCCGCAGACCTCGCATCCCACCCTCGTCCCCTCCTCCCCGCCGCCCTCCGGCCGTGGCCGCTGGCGTTCCGCCGTGCTCGCGGCGCTGCTCGCCGGGGTCGTCGCCGGTGGTGCCGTCTTCGCAGCCATGAACTACGCGGGCGGCGACCGCGGCGACCGCGGCGACGGAATCCGGACCACACCGGCGACCTCCCCCGCCACCAAGGGCGCCGCGGACGGCATCCCGGCCGGCTGGCACCGCGTCGAGGACCCGGAGGGCTTCAGCCTCGTCGTACCGGACGGCTGGAAGCGGCAGACGGAGGGCGACCAGATCGACTACACCCCGGACAACGGCCGCCACCGCATCCGGATCAGCATCGACAAGAGCCCCGACTTCGAGAACCCGTACATGCACGCCATCGACCTGGAGCGGCAGCTCGGGAAGCGCATGGACTACAACCGGGTCAAGCTCCTCCAGACCACCTATCGCGACGAGGTCCGCTCCTGTCTGTGGGAGTTCACCTGGACCGAGAAGAAGACCTTCCCCGGGCCGCGGCACGCGATCGACCAGATGTACTACGAGGACGACGGCACCGAGTACGCCATCTACATGTCCTCGCCGGAGTCGAGCTGGGAGACCACCCGGGAGCAGTTCGACATCGTCGTCCAGCACTGGCGCGCACCGGAGGACTGAGGCGCGGACCGAGGAGCCGACCGACGGGCGTACCGAGGCGCGGACCGAGGAGCGGACCGAGGAGCCGACCGAGGGGCGGGAAAATCTCCAGGCGCGGCCGCGGACGGCCGTAAGCCACTGATCAGGGCTTATGTGCCAGTGATCGCTGGCGCGATGTGCGGAGAGGGTGAAAACGCGTTACCGACGGGTACCCAAAGGTCGGAACGCGGCCTACGCTCGCCCTCATGACGGACTCGCAGGCCCCCGCCGCCCCCACGGTTCTCGCCGACACCGCCGCCGAGGCGGCCCGCCCGGCCGCGCCCGCCGGCGCGACCAACCCGGTCGCGCCCGCGCCCGCCGGCGCGCGGACCGCCGCCGACGTCGTCACGCCCGAGCTGGTCGCCCGGCTCACCCGTGGAGTCGTCGGCTCCGGCCGGACCGCCAACCACACCCCCTTCACCGGGGACAAGCTGGCGGACCTGCCCGAGTCCACCCCCGAGGACGTCGCCGAGGCCTTCACGCGCGCGCGTGCCGCCCAGGCCGTCTGGGCCGCCACCCCCGTCCGGGCCCGCGCCGCCGTCCTCCTGCGCTTCCACGACCTCGTCCTCCAGCGGCAGGCCGAGGTCCTCGACCTCATCCAGCTGGAGACCGGCAAGGCCCGCCTGCACGCCCACGAGGAGGTCCAGGCGGTCGCCGTCGCCGCCCGCCACTACGGCCGCAAGGCCGCCTCGTACCTGCGCGCCAAGCGCCACACCGGCGTCGTGCCGACCCTCACCAAGGTCACCGAGCTGCGCCAGCCGCGCGGGGTCGTCGGCCAGATCGCCCCCTGGAACTACCCCCTCGAACTCTCCGTCGGCGACGCGCTCCCCGCCTTCGTCTCCGGCAACGCCGTCGTCATGAAGCCCGACACC
This is a stretch of genomic DNA from Streptomyces sp. R44. It encodes these proteins:
- a CDS encoding protein kinase → MSEAEQSRDKARDPRRDAAAGAATDGDRGAVPAAREPERDTEDAQVSRGAQAPEEVREPERGVEDAKPAGTAGDVKGAQVKDPQDAPSDGATAPGATGVEAGTEAGAGAGAGAGAAAGGGTASGAGAAGDDAVANGRLRGTEPSTGRAGFGAGDGDGESDRRPAAVGTRGADKFRKEPAGEGRLLAGRYRLGAVLGRGGMGTVWRAVDETLGRTVAVKELRFPTSIDEEEKRRLITRTLREAKAIARIRNNGAVTVYDVVDEDDRPWIVMELIEGKSLADAVREDGTLTPRRAAEVGLAILDVLRSAHREGILHRDVKPSNVLIAEDGRVVLTDFGIAQVEGDPSITSTGMLVGAPSYISPERARGHKPGPAADMWSLGGLIYAAVEGSPPYDKGSAIATLTAVMTEPVDPPKNAGPELEKVIYGLLAKDPAQRLDDAGARVLLRAVLDAPEAPPVASPEVTTVVPLPPHPDQAPVVPAADRGPDVAAERMRGALKSVRNAAASVKAEPKPAPRPATEPLRGGGKPAPARAPLTDVVPRRTLVIIAAVAVLAVLGTILAVSLGGGGDEGNQGKGDGGTTASAGASTGGADGSGGSGGAQGQSSGGPGQQGGTQPGDNGATGSTGSTDGTTASTDGQNGTTPSGKPGGGAGAQLPAGYTLVSNDKLHFSMAMPASFKLRSIPGYDLGAIFNESGGFPRVQVDYNGSPKDNAANAWELARYGVAASSQDYKHLGIRPVSYKGYPTVADWEFERTQKGIRVHVLNRGFKVDAKHGYSIMVSCAADEWNGAECKTLRDTAFATFSPKD
- a CDS encoding protein kinase, whose translation is MEHSQSASQSTGSGLLLAGRYRLGESIGRGGMGKVWRAHDEVLHRVVAVKELTAGRFVAEADRLVLHARTQKEARAAARITHPGVVTVHDVLEHDNRPWIVMQYVDGPSLADAAKEAGTIEPREAARIGLHVVGALRAAHAAGVLHRDVKPGNVLLARDGRVLITDFGIAAIEGDSTITRTGEIVGSIDYLAPERVQGGDPGPASDLWSLGATLYTAVEGTSPFRRTSPISTMQAVVTEEPPHPAKAGPLASVIVALLRKDPAQRPRADEAERMLLDAMEGRAPAAAQAYVPTQRVAREELDSAAREARQADGTGTEILAGGTAKATAQWPQSPQEPQPSSVPHQPQTSHPTLVPSSPPPSGRGRWRSAVLAALLAGVVAGGAVFAAMNYAGGDRGDRGDGIRTTPATSPATKGAADGIPAGWHRVEDPEGFSLVVPDGWKRQTEGDQIDYTPDNGRHRIRISIDKSPDFENPYMHAIDLERQLGKRMDYNRVKLLQTTYRDEVRSCLWEFTWTEKKTFPGPRHAIDQMYYEDDGTEYAIYMSSPESSWETTREQFDIVVQHWRAPED
- a CDS encoding glycerol-3-phosphate dehydrogenase/oxidase; this encodes MRTATLGPAERAEALAAMAERELDVLVVGAGVVGAGTALDAATRGLSTGIVEARDWASGTSSRSSKLIHGGLRYLEMLDFALVREALKERGLLLERLAPHLVKPVPFLYPLQHKGWERFYAGSGVALYDAMSLSSGHGRGLPAHRHLSRRGALQVAPCLKKDALVGALQYYDAQMDDARFVTTLVRTAASYGARAASRARVTGFLREGERVVGARVQDVEAGVAYEIRAKQIVNATGVWTDDTQALIGERGQFHVRASKGIHLVVPKDRIHSTTGLILRTEKSVLFVIPWGRHWIVGTTDTDWDLDKAHPAASSADIDYLLEHVNTVLATPLTRDDVEGVYAGLRPLLAGESDATSKLSREHTVAHPVPGLVVVAGGKYTTYRVMAKDAVDEAVHGLDQRVAPCVTEDTPLLGAEGYRALWNARAKTAARTGLHVVRVEHLLNRYGSLTEEILDLIAADPGLGEPLAAAEDYLRAEIVYAASHEGARHLDDVLTRRTRISIETFDRGTLSARECAELMAPVLGWDDGQIEKEVEHYEKRVEAERESQRQPDDLTADAARLGAPDIVPI
- a CDS encoding protein kinase; this translates as MDDYAGRVLADRYRLPLPPADADAYEPVETRAFDTYSGQEVLVRQVPLPEFVDAEVLDGQGGPAGPYGGAGPATRRPAEPVVRRAIEAAQAAAQIPDHPLLDQVFDVFAEAGSLWIVSERVAARPLAALLAERPLNPYRAAEIGADVLTALRALHAHGWVHRNITARTVLVCDDGRVVLSGLAVGAAEEALCGYAPVPEQSDEFASPPAAEPEIHEPEIHEPEEPGSVELVTDPDAPEEYEAGEYEAGGYGSEGYGSEGYAREPYELEPYRREPYAPEPYAFEAVDAYESEAYDPEAYDVEVYEEPDAAASDPYGAPDPGDTDDDTGTGAGPDPGPGPGPYGGYGSDPYGRATPTAATETQPVATPPTADVRAARAGAIAAYRAGARAAAALGETGALPVQRPAPPEGPEPPPPPTAQASGAPEPQWWARVADDEDDDEDGDEPYGGGPQAGPPPRVMLAGSWSDGPHAARDGSGPIPAGGGSVLPGSGRPALPAGYTAATPDPARLPAPAGPREEAPLAIPAQAHRGPTTRLAAERARQTRIAVVGAVTERWAPEQAGPVHENWRLAPPITPATDLWALGALLYRAVQGHAPYPEDSAAELVQLVCAEPPAFAEECGPLRPVVESLLRQDPTERPDFEELRGWLRSLVRSAPEPEAGLGVVPLPSFDEARLPIVRRRGELVRRWRGGAGAGRHRHKRGKDPRPAARREPSRGPELDQEHDHEYGHARDHERDHEYGHARVQPDYREEFTHGFREDFDEEIPQRAPRAPRSSARPSSSRTPGSPRSLGRTLLILVLLLLAGAVAYAVLFMPREGEQPRGAPTTPPTTTTKPSAQPSAEPSAEPSAEPSTRPATTPPPADTSSPALAAGYDLRQDPEGFRVGVPKGWRRSPINDAGQVRYAGGDFTLIVVPGRDGVQGNGSDPLEYQNAKERELEPYRSSSWSRVERARRVDIGRTPTAEGSYTWLDSTGREVFVRNLALIDGGRYHVVQVIGPESERDKVSEIYEQATRGFRPGR